The region ttttattattcttGGTTGAATTTCTTGTTTGCTCTGGTGAGCCTTACGGAGAATACTAATAAATGGCTGTAACAATCCAGACTGGAGATCCCTGGCAACACAGCTATGTAGCAGACCTCCCTGATCTTCAGTTCAGAACCTGAccttttgcaaaataattgtcaGTGCTAAGCTGGAGAATTTGGATGTAGTGGCGATGCTTCGCTCCAGCGTTAAATTGCATTTATTAACGTAAAATGCTTCGTATCGAACAGTGCTTAAAGGATGCTTCATTCTAATGCAGCTCCAGTACTTAAGTGCATgtagtgtattatatataaatccTACCTGAAAGACCAGCATTCCTAAAACAGTTCAGATACTTTTTTTGCATGAATTCAGTATAATCAACTATatcaactgcattttttaaaggaaggAGAATGTTTGCTGGCCTTGTTTCAGAGAGACCAGTAGTAATTCAGGGAGCCTAAAATGTGTCCAGTGCAAATTAGCAGCTCAGGAGTGCCTCAGAAAGTATGCCAAAGAATAAGACACTTACATTTGCATCACACCAGTTCCCTCAGACATGTTTCTCAACAGAAATATTTACAGAaggcagatgtttattttttttttctctttgctcAATTGAATTACTATATTTAATGCGGGCATGACTGTGTTTTGTAAGGTGGCTCATTGAGAacataggggggaaaaaaaatcaaaatgtgaGGTCATCACAAGATACATTAACTCATGATCTTGGTTTGAAATGTAGAAATCCTTAGATGATTTATTTCGTGATCTTGACATAACGGTTGGAAATGTCAAATTTCTGAGAATTTATCTTGTGATCACAACATagcatgcatttcttttttcttctttttttatattttaactttagtagtcaccaattgtttttatcatttttctccTAATTTGGAATGGCTAGTTATTTTTAGGCtatcctccgaagtgtgtgctgtcagctgacatcatctttttcacactgcaggcccgccatgcagccacctcaaagCTATAGCAACGGAGGACAACGTAGCTCGGgtcagcttacaggcaaacccgcaggcccccggccagaccacaggggtcactggtgcgcggtgaattGATGACAACCTTGCTGACCTAAGCCTTCCCCCCTcctgttcggatattcgctcataatttaaataatcGGTTGTGATATTCATAATTttcaaaagtaataaaagcaATTATATTGCTCCGAACGCAGGCAGAGCCAGTTTAGCAGCAagggcaggggggcgtggcccccGTGTGTGccttattttacagcaagacgttatactgtgtaacacgttaaagtaaaaaagtatcccaggagtaaagaatgtGTTGTGAGGGACCCCAGTGgataaactacaaaacaaaggatgccaaatagcagttcaagttaaatattgtgtttattctTGAAATAagtagtacataaagttgacaccgcatttgatttattttttttactttttttcattccatgcgattgccgtttcttcacagtaaacagtggccatcgacacgttttcataaagtaataacatgaggtttacttgtggcTTTGTGTAGCTGAACaatcaaatgaaaactgaaactttcaacacttcaaataaaacaaacgtggaaatggcgttgtaaaacgaaggagaaaagactcaccattttggttcccatttattacattccacataacagaaagtctcaacaaaaaagatgtaaaatatacaatctatattaaaaaaagaaaaactacacaaCAGTTCTAGCAGGTTGGCACTGTAAGcaaagcatttcagaatgacgtgcttgccttttttctgtcccatgagattctgacttgctCTAAACAGCACAACGCTTTTTTTGAccaagatggctttccatagagatcactgtgCGTGCGCATGCAtatggtttgtttacattttgctgtctaaaacttttttttgagctgctgtgttgatcctgtggtttgttttatttatttatttatttaatatattaaatctcACATCACACAGAGCTCTGTCGAATATTCAGAGATTTGtcccagcactttttttttttttttaatataccttgGTTTTGACTTTTCTTGAGTTGCTGAAAGTAGTACATTTGTACTAAATCTCTTTTGAAACAAACAGCTTTGGTTTAATGAATAATTACAGGTTTGAATGTCCAATAGATCAATTGAAGACGTAAATATTCAGGTGTTTGAGTCCATGATTGTTTCATGCGTATTATTTGTGGCATGaactcatttttaaatgcattatttattgatGGAAGTACACAGTGCATTGTGTTGATTGTCTAGTTGTCCGCTTTTCCTCTCCCAGTTTATTCTCCACTGTCATCAACACAGTGTATTATGAACCGTCACACTGCAGCTCTGTTGAGATCTTGTAACATTGCCTCAGTCCCCATGGCAGAACttaaaatagcagaagtggaGTACCAAAGGTTGTTGTGCATGGAAAAGGCCCTTTATGAATATGTGGCAGTGGCACTATCCATTGTATGACTAATGCATTTCTTGGATGTTGAATAAAGGGCTCTTTGTgctttaaaccactccagtgacctacaactgttttaattttacagttcTTAATGCAATAATGCTGCTgtcttttaattaattatattttaatgaattataTGTGGAAAGGATTGCAAACtaaatacagtcaattctcgtttaAAATGAACTTGGATTAGGCGAATGTTCTCATTCTACGAATGTTTTGCATTGTCCCGGCCAAATTTAACAGTCGCTTATTGTGTTTTAGTACTTCACTAATTCACCTAACACGAATATTCTGTCAGTgagaattattttggagcccttCCAGGGAAGAACATTTTGAATAAATTGAATTGCCCTAGTTCGAACAAGTGAGtgcaaaggatattgggaaatgtattaacttgcatccaaaTTAGAGCCTTTGtagtgtattttagtgctgttgtaGGATACTTTGATGCACATGGAGATGCTAGAGTGCTAAGGCATCATGTCCTTGCAGGCAAAAGTGGAGACGTTAAAAgtggtggataatgcaccaccttagagaaaaagaaaaatgttgctgcagatttcaacattaacacaaacatattctcaacctttctgaaaaaaatgggTTACAATAATGCAGGCCTATGAAGAACAAACTGTGGATGCAGGTTGTCAAAGTTTTCGATTTAATACCTGATGTATACTTTAAAAGTTCATTTCAACTGTATTTTCAGTAAAATGCacatacagtagtctctgcgtataggaacacctaaGAACACTCTGCCTAAAGGAATACCCATGTGGGGAAACAGATTTTTTTCCCATTATAAGTGCTCCAGCTAAAAGAATAGGAACTTCCTGGTACtgatagcgatttgttcacaatggatacagtactgttttgtaacctgataacacgtcatcatcaaacttaaattaaaatggtttagtcagtcttttcaaaagcgacttgtcatcgcgagagtgttttgaggcacactgattggtttattaaatctttccagaaccgtcgTCCTATCATTGACTAGTTTTAtgttctgatttccacaagtgcacctcatcaccacaaaatggcatgtaaacaaacagtaaatgtaccgttgtttctcttgctacaaaaagttgtaaattgttcaagctcctgaaaaaaacagaatcagacacaagttgcagagcaatttggtgtttcccgttctggttagttgcttcaccattctgttaaatactgtgcatgtcttgtatgttgctgctgcattttttaccgtgtgcaggggtgctgtgttaatttagttcgTCAGTTAgcttattaatgttagtttgtctgttacttttattatttactattgcttttcttttacttgttcagttcatttcatatgttgacaCGTGCGTCATGGCaagtaatacatgtttatttattgattcataatgtgtctggtggctaactccatcttggagaacacttcggctataagaacacttcgcTTGTTCTCCTGAGGGCTGTtatcttagccggagactactgtacttttaaaatgtaaaatacttttcattgttctgtaattgaaatttgatttcatgTGGTAGTCCCTTGTGTACCCACAGATGCTTTCCTTTTGCCTCATTAGTCACTTGCCTTTTTATGATCTATAGAAGTGCTCGCCAACCCATTTTCATTACTCTTATTTCAACTAACAGTACTGCACTCCTTTTCTTTTGTTGATAATAGTTTTGCtatctttcttgttttttatagattttatttggGATATTATACATGAAGAGGTGGTGCAGCTTCATGgttcctaatcacttcctgtgattTGTACTGTCGCTCAAAATGCTCTAGTGTATAGGGACTAGGGTAAAATCAAAGAggaaataaatatgattttaaagctttgcttatttgttaatacatttaatttcagaCTTTCTGTTCTTGCAGAGAGGAAGCATTTTCACAGCTTCGTTGAAAAAGAAGATAGAGTTGGGTTGGAAGACTTGGAAAGTACAGCGGGCAAAGGCAAAATGCCTCAGGACAGAAGAATAGAAACAATAGAAAAACCCCACTGTGGGACTGGTACTGACAAACGTGGGGGTGCGGATCAAAGCCACATAATTCAGGAACAGGCCAGTAAAGAGGGTTCAGAACCTCAGACTTCTCACTCCAGTGAAACACTTGaaatcaagaacaagaacaaaactGTCAGTAGCATTGCTAGACCACGCAGGACTGTCTCTTCTCATGAGCTCAGAATACTTCATACTGGCTCTCAAACCCAGaaggaagctgctgctgctgttgagtaAGTGCACTTTACTTGGGTagattatacatttaaacatgtcaAGTGAACCATTTCATAGTGTGCACTCTTCTAGTAACTGAGGTAATCGAGGTTTCAGAATCACAAGGcagtattttaatgatctgacaGCGCCAGAGTAAAAAGATGTAGTTTAATAATCTACAGATCCACCATGCTTTGTTGTGATATCGAATCAGTTTTACCAATCATGGGCTAACTTCCTCAATTGCTTTGCTTTGATTAGTGTATGAGGCATGTTTCCACTTGCATCGCTACGAGAGCACCTGCTTTTAGATGGTTGTTTATTCCCTGTTTAGCATACTTAACAATTGTAATTGTATATCGAACAGTTCAGTTTAGTATGATGTATTATGTCTGTTTTGATTGGAGGTCAGTAGAAGGGCATCAGTCTGTCACAATGTAATATGCAAAAAAATTACACACTATTTGTTGTCACTATTCTTTTGGAATTTTACTTTACTCCCTAGTGGAACGCAGATTACCCTTATGCAAATCACCAAAACTAGCAAAATCCTTTCATCTGGTTTTCAATAGAATTTGTATTTATAGCCAACTAGAGTGTGTCAGTGTTTTGCTGATGTTCAACATTTCAAAGTCTATTATGCTCAGACTTATTTCATTTAGggaaaatatttatgtttttttgttttgttttgttttttttaattaaaagtaataacTTACTAACTTAAATGTCAATTGCATTGTTTCCTTAAATACGGTTCCCTTGTACTTCATAACTAGGCTGAGACTATTTGTGGCAAAGGATTTATCTAAATCAAGTTTAAAATTAGATCTTGATCAATTAGTTTTTGTCCTCCCTTAACAGTGTACATGAAAATCAAGGTAACACCCTGACTAGTGGTTCCTTATCCCCTGTAAAAGCAACTGCTATCCTAGATAAGGACAAGAATATAGCTTTCCTCTTGAAAGAGTTGGACTCCATGAGAGATATCAATAAGAaggtatgtatgttttttattttttttaaatatataagttaGTAAAAACTCAGCACGCTCTATATTTACTATtaggtttaatttaaaaaaatgtcacgctttatattacatttttaaactttataaTCAAATTATAAATCCTGACATAACTATAGTGCTATAACTAGAACTGTAAGTAGAagtttaaatattgtttgtgCTCTATTAGGGTATTTTTAACATGCTGTGATTTTCCTGTTTCCTCTTTTGGGGGCGCTATGCACATCCTCCCCTGCAGTAAGAGCCTGGCATTGAAAAAGATGTGTTGTGGTAATCCCCCTGCATTTCCTGTCTGATCGGTTAGTGGGAAGCCCTGTGGTGCAAAGGCTTAATAGAAACTTGCCATATCACTGGGAGGGGGCATCACATCCTAACCCAGCAGGCAGTGGTAGGATGACAACCTGTCACCTACTGATCCAGCAGGTCAATACGCTGCTGTGCTAGAGATCGTACTGTTTGACTGCATTATATAAAAGGGATAACTTCAGTGTGCAATCTGTGACAAGTATTTGTGATATTGTGGCCACTCAATATGAGAAGACTTGGAGTAGACAAAGTAATATCTTCTGCCTGctccatttccatgtttttgtagAACACTTCAGACAAAaggaaagtattattattattagtagtagatattattattattattattattattattattattattattattattattattattattattattattattccttttaGCTTTAAGAACATGTTATTCCTTAGAAAGGGTGTGAAACTACACTTGCAGGGATGCATGATAACATTTATAGTACAGAATGAGGTAATCTAATTTCCTTGCTTCTTGACAGAGATATGTAAATTGACATCTTTGGGGCTCTGTTTTAGTCCTTAGAACTCTGTTGCAGTAAATCTTAAAGATATGCACTGGAGGTATTACCCAGCAGATCTCTTTATCAGAAAGAACTTAACAAAACATCTATTTGATTTCTTTCTAAATTTCAGCTCCAGGACAGACTCTCAGGGAAAGAAAGAGAGCTGGAGACCAGAAAACTTGATGTTGAGCTGCAGGACAAGGGGAAGGAGGCTCCTGCAGCTCAACAGGCTGCAGGTACAGCTGATAAT is a window of Polyodon spathula isolate WHYD16114869_AA chromosome 12, ASM1765450v1, whole genome shotgun sequence DNA encoding:
- the LOC121324035 gene encoding uncharacterized protein LOC121324035 — its product is MYKANPKVNEELKERLPATKKHHCKDIEKQSNKLETSFQKLEVISKLLPEQTKSGAEMENLLKERKHFHSFVEKEDRVGLEDLESTAGKGKMPQDRRIETIEKPHCGTGTDKRGGADQSHIIQEQASKEGSEPQTSHSSETLEIKNKNKTVSSIARPRRTVSSHELRILHTGSQTQKEAAAAVDVHENQGNTLTSGSLSPVKATAILDKDKNIAFLLKELDSMRDINKKVCMFFIFFKYIS